Proteins found in one Muntiacus reevesi chromosome 2, mMunRee1.1, whole genome shotgun sequence genomic segment:
- the PDP2 gene encoding pyruvate dehydrogenase [acetyl-transferring]-phosphatase 2, mitochondrial, producing MSSTVSYWILSSARKAVATLQGGQRLYSRYASNRIKSKWRLFPQGPATLKDNAAACGGIALRKAYRHTSTEEEDFHLQLSPDQVNEVLRAGESAHKILDLVSRAPDSVLRFESNQLAANSPVEDRGGIAACLQTNGLLFGIFDGHGGHACAQAVSERLFYYVAVSLMSQQTLEQMEEAMESMKPLLPILQWLKHPGDSIYKDVTSVHLDHLRVYWQELLNLHMEMGLNTEEALMYSFQRLDSDISLEIQAPLEDEMTRNLSLQVAFSGATACLAHVDGVHLHVANAGDCRAILGVQEDNGMWSCLPLTQDHNAWNPAELSRLKREHPQSEDRTVIMENRLLGVLMPCRAFGDVQLKWSKELQRSVLERGFDTEALNIYQFTPPHYYTPPYLTARPEVTYHRLRPQDKFLVLASDGLWDVLGNEDVVRLVVEHLAEEGQHKPDLAQRPTNLGLMQSLLQQRKAQGLHVADQNAATRLIRYAVGNNEYGEMEPERLSAMLTLPEDLARMYRDDITVTVVYFNSESIGASSKRS from the coding sequence ATGTCAAGTACTGTGTCCTACTGGATTCTCAGTTCTGCAAGGAAGGCCGTTGCCACATTACAGGGGGGACAACGTTTGTATTCAAGGTATGCCTCAAATAGGATTAAGTCAAAATGGAGACTCTTTCCTCAGGGGCCAGCCACCCTAAAAGACAACGCCGCTGCATGTGGTGGCATTGCTCTGCGGAAAGCCTACAGACACACATCAACGGAGGAAGAGGACTTCCACTTGCAGCTCAGCCCCGATCAGGTGAATGAGGTCCTGCGAGCTGGTGAGTCGGCCCACAAGATTCTTGACCTTGTCAGCAGAGCTCCAGATTCAGTGTTACGGTTTGAGAGCAACCAGCTAGCTGCCAATTCCCCAGTGGAGGACCGGGGAGGTATAGCTGCCTGCCTGCAGACCAATGGACTGCTGTTTGGCATCTTCGATGGACATGGTGGCCACGCATGTGCTCAAGCAGTGAGCGAGAGGCTCTTCTACTACGTGGCCGTGTCACTAATGTCCCAGCAGACTCTGGAGCAAATGGAGGAAGCCATGGAAAGCATGAAGCCCCTGCTGCCCATCCTTCAGTGGCTCAAGCATCCAGGGGACAGTATCTACAAGGATGTCACGTCGGTGCACCTTGATCACCTCCGTGTCTACTGGCAGGAGCTGCTAAACCTGCACATGGAAATGGGGCTGAACACTGAGGAAGCATTAATGTACTCCTTCCAGAGACTGGATTCTGACATCTCGCTAGAGATTCAGGCCCCCCTCGAAGATGAGATGACCAGGAACCTTTCACTCCAGGTTGCTTTCTCAGGGGCAACAGCTTGCCTGGCCCATGTTGATGGGGTTCACTTGCACGTGGCAAATGCTGGTGACTGCCGGGCCATCCTTGGTGTCCAGGAAGACAATGGCATGTGGTCTTGTCTGCCCCTCACCCAGGACCACAATGCCTGGAACCCAGCCGAGCTGTCACGGCTGAAAAGGGAGCATCCTCAGTCCGAGGACAGGACGGTCATCATGGAAAACAGGCTGCTGGGTGTCCTCATGCCCTGCAGGGCCTTTGGGGACGTCCAGCTGAAGTGGAGTAAAGAGCTGCAGCGCAGCGTCCTGGAGCGGGGCTTCGACACCGAGGCCCTCAACATCTACCAGTTCACCCCCCCACACTACTACACCCCACCTTACCTGACAGCCAGGCCAGAGGTCACCTACCACAGGCTGAGGCCCCAGGATAAGTTCCTCGTGCTGGCCTCTGATGGCCTGTGGGACGTGCTGGGCAACGAGGATGTGGTGAGGCTGGTGGTGGAGCACCTGGCTGAAGAGGGTCAGCACAAGCCAGACCTGGCCCAGAGACCCACCAACCTGGGACTCATGCAGAGCCTGTTGCAGCAGAGGAAAGCCCAGGGCCTCCACGTGGCCGACCAAAACGCGGCCACACGTCTGATCAGATACGCCGTAGGGAACAACGAATACGGGGAGATGGAGCCTGAGCGGCTGTCGGCGATGCTAACGTTGCCAGAGGACTTGGCGAGAATGTACAGGGATGACATCACAGTCACCGTGGTGTATTTCAACTCAGAATCGATTGGTGCCTCTTCCAAGAGGAGTTAA